A window of the Gemmatirosa kalamazoonensis genome harbors these coding sequences:
- a CDS encoding SGNH/GDSL hydrolase family protein gives MPSRAALRRWSLAIASAVALLAVTPPTASAQRYSSLTFFGDSFTDMGMADLLAALGGIADPSPTPPYAPGTFTNGPTWAGYFAQLLGHPADAAPALAGGNNFAIGGARTGLLGTGGFPIGMLSQLGLFDGVAAIPGLPPLAPRVIDPTGLYVVWGGVNDIRDAATLPAAQQLPAVQNAVTNIAFITNALATAGANTLLVPLAANSGLAPEVAGTPFAGIRSNLTDVFNNLLLGALGNLQSMFPLVHLGTFDPNTLYAAIAADALTGGTRFGITNLTDPCLPGFATSVPPISCNVSLFADGLHPTTRAQAILGRYALGSVVPEPATVTLVGVGLVMLGVGGRRRARRG, from the coding sequence ATGCCCAGCCGCGCCGCACTCCGCCGCTGGTCGCTGGCCATCGCCAGCGCCGTCGCCCTCCTCGCAGTCACGCCCCCCACCGCGTCTGCACAGCGGTACTCGTCGCTCACGTTCTTCGGCGACAGCTTCACCGACATGGGGATGGCGGACCTCCTCGCGGCGCTCGGCGGCATCGCCGACCCCAGTCCGACACCGCCCTACGCGCCCGGCACGTTCACAAACGGGCCGACGTGGGCCGGGTACTTCGCGCAGCTGCTCGGCCACCCGGCGGACGCGGCGCCGGCGCTCGCCGGTGGGAACAACTTCGCGATCGGCGGCGCGCGCACCGGGTTGCTCGGCACCGGCGGCTTCCCGATCGGCATGCTCTCGCAGCTCGGCCTCTTCGACGGCGTGGCGGCGATCCCGGGCCTGCCGCCGCTCGCCCCCCGCGTGATCGACCCGACCGGCCTGTACGTCGTGTGGGGCGGCGTGAACGACATCCGCGATGCCGCGACGCTTCCCGCCGCGCAGCAGCTGCCGGCGGTCCAGAACGCGGTGACGAATATCGCGTTCATCACGAACGCGCTCGCCACGGCCGGCGCGAACACGCTGCTCGTGCCGCTCGCGGCCAACTCCGGGCTGGCGCCGGAGGTGGCCGGCACGCCGTTCGCCGGCATTCGCAGCAACCTGACCGACGTCTTCAACAACCTGCTGCTCGGCGCGCTGGGCAACCTCCAGTCGATGTTCCCGCTGGTGCACCTCGGCACGTTCGACCCGAACACGCTGTACGCGGCGATCGCGGCGGACGCGCTCACGGGCGGCACGCGATTCGGGATCACGAACCTCACGGATCCCTGCCTGCCGGGCTTCGCCACGTCGGTCCCGCCGATCAGCTGCAACGTCTCGCTGTTCGCGGACGGGCTGCATCCGACGACGCGGGCGCAGGCGATCCTCGGTCGGTACGCGCTGGGTTCCGTGGTGCCCGAGCCGGCGACGGTGACGCTCGTCGGCGTCGGGCTCGTGATGCTCGGCGTGGGCGGGCGTCGCCGGGCACGGCGCGGTTAG
- the hemQ gene encoding hydrogen peroxide-dependent heme synthase, with the protein MTAPAAAPQRPAAPAAAAEPTYVAPALTLEGWYSHHQLFTVDRAALRALSVDYRRAAGEAMRGAIARLVSPADGGWTAAVQLVGAPADLMLIHMRPSLDGLGAAGRAVLTEPLGDVLRRTYDFLSVTEAGMYSVAVKAAKETAARGGTVGDAEYNARLAELLESERASAHVQKRLFPPAPGEAMPYVCFYPMSKKREAEQNWYALSLEERSRLMWDHGKTGRRYAGKVFQIVTGSVGFAAWEWGVTLFAADPLEFKRIVTEMRFDEVSAKYASFGDFYVGRVVSPSEWVASVLGQ; encoded by the coding sequence ATGACGGCACCCGCCGCCGCGCCCCAGCGCCCCGCCGCGCCCGCCGCCGCCGCCGAGCCGACGTACGTCGCTCCGGCGCTCACGCTCGAGGGTTGGTACTCGCATCACCAGCTCTTCACCGTCGATCGCGCCGCGCTGCGCGCGCTCTCGGTGGACTATCGCCGCGCCGCCGGCGAGGCGATGCGCGGAGCGATCGCGCGGCTCGTCTCGCCGGCCGACGGCGGATGGACGGCCGCGGTGCAGCTCGTCGGCGCTCCGGCCGACCTGATGCTGATCCACATGCGCCCCTCGCTCGACGGCCTCGGCGCCGCCGGCCGCGCCGTGCTGACGGAGCCGCTCGGCGACGTACTGCGCCGCACCTACGACTTCCTCAGCGTCACCGAGGCCGGGATGTACTCCGTCGCCGTGAAGGCCGCGAAGGAGACCGCGGCCCGTGGCGGCACCGTGGGCGACGCCGAGTACAACGCGCGGCTCGCCGAGCTGCTGGAGAGCGAGCGCGCATCGGCGCACGTGCAGAAGCGGCTCTTCCCGCCCGCGCCCGGCGAGGCGATGCCGTACGTCTGCTTCTACCCGATGTCCAAGAAGCGCGAGGCGGAGCAGAACTGGTACGCGCTGTCGCTCGAGGAGCGGAGCCGCCTGATGTGGGACCACGGCAAGACCGGTCGCCGGTACGCCGGGAAGGTGTTCCAGATCGTCACCGGGTCGGTGGGCTTCGCCGCGTGGGAGTGGGGCGTGACGCTGTTCGCGGCGGATCCGCTGGAGTTCAAGCGGATCGTGACGGAGATGCGGTTCGACGAGGTGAGCGCGAAGTACGCGTCGTTCGGCGATTTCTACGTCGGTCGCGTCGTGTCGCCGTCGGAGTGGGTCGCCTCGGTGCTCGGCCAGTAG
- a CDS encoding RagB/SusD family nutrient uptake outer membrane protein gives MTRRFLSLLLASALAVGTTGCDSLEQNPVATSSKDAVFGSENGLALYTNSLDNWMPDANNIIQAESMSDYAARRDVPQFVRPGVYNPRVTDLTSSGQYEVVALGGDVNWRWNTLRSINYFLANNVDASVPERVRNNYNGIARFFRAWFYFEKVKRYGDVPWIDKPLDVSDPALYGPRDSRTVVMDHVLEDLDFAIANITAQNEASRTLITKDVALALKSRVALFEGTFRKYHPEFNLQSSADKFLNESANAAKVLIDGKRYSLYTGSGVTDSYRQVFTRDVPIAQEVILTNLQSTSLGVRHQANWIYTSATTGVRFSFIRQFINTYLNADGTPFTDRAGYQTMTFQQETKGRDARLSQTIRTPGYKRVQSGTQVAAPPAFTYTYTGYHPIKFSTDDASQDGGQLNTNAVHIFRYAEVLLNYAEAKAELGQLTAADWAATVGATRARAGITGGLTSLPTTVDPYLKSVYFPDISNPVILEIRRERGIELAMEGLRFYDIVRWARGPLMEMEWRGIYVPAANTNLDLDENGTPDVNFFTVNPTNRVNGVTYISVTGSDFKLANGTSGEIVWRNDIPRKWDQKLYLYPIPESDLLTNPALKQNPGW, from the coding sequence ATGACCAGACGATTCCTCTCTCTCCTGCTCGCGAGCGCGCTGGCCGTCGGGACCACCGGCTGCGACTCGCTCGAGCAGAACCCGGTCGCGACGTCGAGCAAGGACGCGGTGTTCGGCTCCGAGAACGGGCTCGCGCTGTATACGAACTCGCTGGACAACTGGATGCCGGACGCGAACAACATCATCCAGGCCGAATCGATGTCGGACTACGCGGCGCGCCGCGACGTGCCGCAGTTCGTGCGGCCGGGCGTGTACAACCCGCGCGTCACCGACCTCACGAGCTCCGGCCAGTACGAGGTGGTGGCGCTCGGCGGCGACGTGAACTGGCGCTGGAACACGCTGCGCAGCATCAACTACTTCCTCGCGAACAACGTCGACGCGAGCGTGCCGGAGCGGGTGCGGAACAACTACAACGGGATCGCCCGCTTCTTCCGCGCATGGTTCTACTTCGAGAAGGTGAAGCGCTACGGCGACGTGCCGTGGATCGACAAGCCGCTCGACGTCTCCGACCCGGCGCTGTACGGCCCGCGCGACTCGCGCACCGTCGTGATGGATCACGTGCTCGAGGACCTCGACTTCGCGATCGCGAACATCACCGCGCAGAACGAGGCGTCGCGCACGCTCATCACGAAGGACGTCGCGCTCGCGCTGAAGTCGCGCGTCGCGCTGTTCGAGGGGACGTTCCGGAAGTACCACCCGGAGTTCAACCTCCAGAGCAGCGCGGACAAGTTCCTGAACGAGTCGGCGAACGCGGCGAAGGTGCTGATCGACGGCAAGCGCTACAGCCTGTACACCGGCTCCGGCGTGACCGACTCGTACCGGCAGGTCTTCACCCGCGACGTGCCGATCGCGCAGGAAGTCATCCTCACGAACCTGCAGAGCACGTCGTTAGGCGTCCGGCATCAGGCGAACTGGATCTACACGAGCGCGACGACCGGCGTGCGATTCAGCTTCATCCGGCAGTTCATCAACACCTACCTGAACGCGGACGGCACGCCCTTCACCGACCGGGCGGGCTACCAGACGATGACGTTCCAGCAGGAGACGAAGGGACGCGACGCGCGGCTGAGCCAGACGATCCGCACGCCCGGGTACAAGCGGGTGCAGTCGGGCACGCAGGTCGCCGCACCGCCGGCGTTCACGTACACGTACACCGGCTACCACCCGATCAAGTTCAGCACCGACGATGCGTCGCAGGACGGCGGCCAGCTCAACACGAACGCCGTGCACATCTTCCGCTACGCCGAGGTGCTGCTGAACTACGCCGAGGCGAAGGCGGAGCTCGGGCAGCTCACCGCCGCGGACTGGGCGGCGACGGTGGGCGCGACGCGCGCGCGCGCCGGCATCACCGGCGGCCTGACGTCGCTGCCGACGACGGTGGATCCGTACCTGAAGTCCGTGTACTTCCCGGACATCTCGAACCCGGTGATCCTCGAGATCCGCCGCGAGCGCGGGATCGAGCTGGCGATGGAGGGGCTGCGCTTCTACGACATCGTGCGGTGGGCGCGCGGGCCGCTCATGGAGATGGAGTGGCGCGGCATCTACGTGCCGGCGGCGAACACGAACCTCGACCTCGACGAGAACGGCACGCCGGACGTCAACTTCTTCACGGTGAACCCCACGAACCGCGTCAACGGCGTGACGTACATCTCGGTGACGGGGAGCGACTTCAAGCTCGCGAACGGCACGTCGGGGGAGATCGTGTGGCGCAACGACATCCCGCGGAAGTGGGACCAGAAGCTGTATCTGTATCCGATCCCGGAGTCGGACCTGCTCACGAACCCGGCGCTGAAGCAGAACCCGGGCTGGTGA
- a CDS encoding heavy-metal-associated domain-containing protein has protein sequence MDRMTMQIDGMSCAHCVKAVRDALAELPGVEVERVDVGSATVAYDPARTPKRELLDAVRDAGYEPAGA, from the coding sequence ATGGACCGCATGACGATGCAGATCGACGGCATGAGCTGCGCGCACTGCGTGAAGGCGGTGCGCGACGCGCTCGCCGAGCTGCCGGGCGTCGAGGTGGAGCGCGTGGACGTGGGCTCGGCCACCGTCGCGTACGATCCGGCGCGGACGCCGAAGCGCGAGCTGCTCGACGCCGTGCGCGACGCGGGCTACGAGCCCGCCGGGGCCTAA
- the efp gene encoding elongation factor P, with protein MAMPATQIRRGMVLVFEGQPCRVIEFRHHTPGNLRAMVQAKLKNLRTGSSFEHRFRAADSIEKADMETHELEFLYQGGDTYHFMNTENYDQLEMDDEMLGDNAQWLQPGMKILAEYYDGKPIGIELPQYVVLEVVDTAPVMKTATKTASSKPAKLENGVTVNVPEFISTGERLRINPSTGEYMDRAKE; from the coding sequence ATGGCAATGCCGGCCACCCAGATCCGCCGCGGCATGGTCCTCGTGTTCGAGGGGCAGCCGTGCCGCGTGATCGAGTTCCGCCATCACACTCCGGGCAACCTGCGCGCGATGGTGCAGGCGAAGCTCAAGAACCTGCGCACGGGCTCCAGCTTCGAGCATCGCTTCCGCGCGGCCGACTCGATCGAGAAGGCGGACATGGAGACCCACGAGCTGGAGTTTCTGTATCAGGGTGGTGACACGTACCACTTCATGAACACGGAGAACTACGATCAGCTCGAGATGGACGACGAGATGCTCGGCGACAACGCGCAGTGGCTGCAGCCGGGGATGAAGATCCTGGCCGAGTACTACGACGGGAAGCCGATCGGCATCGAGCTGCCCCAGTACGTCGTGCTCGAGGTCGTGGACACCGCGCCCGTGATGAAGACGGCGACGAAGACGGCGTCGTCGAAGCCGGCGAAGCTCGAGAACGGCGTGACGGTGAACGTGCCCGAGTTCATCAGCACCGGCGAGCGGCTGCGCATCAATCCGTCGACGGGCGAGTACATGGACCGCGCGAAGGAGTGA
- a CDS encoding ABC transporter permease, producing the protein MSAFVTRKIDTVAVLRCLGATSRQVLAIYVTQAAAMGLVGAAFGALLGVGLQLALPHAVGEFLPVDVQVTLAPAAITTGLAVGVWVALVFALRPLLALRRVSPLQAIRRDVDPGALRRRGIDWPRRLVELGIVASVVALTVTRTGRVREGVWLSVGIGGALVVLWLSAFATTWAARRLLRAGWPYVVRQGIANLYRPGNQTRAVTLALGFGAFLVSTVFLVQTNLLRQFSGAGFTSRANVILFDIQEDQIASVTERVRANGELLQATPIVTMRIAEINGRPVASLVGDTTRRQGMWALRREYRSTYRDTLTSTERLAGGRWSTAPTRDERGATVYGVSLDRNLANDLRVKLGDRITWDVQGVKVPTRVNSLREIDWERFELNFFALFPTAAIDRAPKQFAVLARVPDPTRVARLQRDVVTAHPNVSSVDLSLVQATIGRIIDRVSMAVRFLALFSLASGLPVLFSAVAATRRDRLREAVLLKTLGATRRQILRILLSEYGVLGALGAAAGMVLAFGGAWGLVHFVFEGRFQPDWLAAAGIAALMMAITVTIGLLTARDGYRETPMASLRES; encoded by the coding sequence GTGAGCGCGTTCGTGACACGGAAGATCGACACGGTCGCGGTGCTGCGCTGTCTCGGCGCGACGAGCCGACAGGTGCTGGCGATCTACGTCACGCAGGCGGCGGCGATGGGACTCGTGGGCGCGGCGTTCGGCGCGCTGCTCGGCGTCGGGCTGCAGCTCGCTCTGCCGCACGCGGTCGGCGAGTTCCTGCCGGTGGACGTGCAGGTGACGCTCGCGCCGGCGGCGATCACGACGGGGCTCGCGGTGGGCGTGTGGGTGGCGCTCGTGTTCGCGCTGCGCCCGCTGCTCGCGCTCCGGCGCGTGTCGCCGCTGCAGGCGATTCGCCGCGACGTGGACCCCGGCGCGCTGCGGCGGCGCGGCATCGATTGGCCGCGACGGCTCGTGGAGCTCGGGATCGTCGCGAGCGTGGTCGCGCTCACGGTGACGCGCACCGGCCGCGTGCGCGAGGGCGTGTGGCTCAGCGTCGGCATCGGCGGGGCGCTCGTCGTGCTGTGGCTGTCGGCGTTCGCGACGACGTGGGCGGCGCGCCGGCTGCTGCGCGCCGGGTGGCCGTACGTCGTCCGCCAGGGGATCGCGAACCTGTACCGCCCCGGCAACCAGACGCGCGCGGTGACCCTGGCGCTGGGCTTCGGCGCGTTCCTCGTGTCGACCGTGTTTCTCGTGCAGACCAACCTGCTGCGTCAGTTCAGCGGCGCGGGGTTCACGTCGCGCGCGAACGTGATCCTGTTCGACATCCAGGAGGACCAGATCGCGTCGGTGACGGAGCGCGTGCGGGCGAACGGCGAGCTGCTGCAGGCGACGCCGATCGTGACCATGCGCATCGCCGAGATCAACGGCCGGCCGGTCGCGTCGCTCGTCGGCGACACGACGCGGCGGCAGGGGATGTGGGCGCTCCGCCGCGAGTACCGGTCGACGTACCGCGACACGCTCACGAGCACCGAGCGTCTCGCGGGCGGACGGTGGTCGACCGCGCCGACGCGAGACGAGAGGGGCGCCACGGTGTACGGCGTGTCGCTCGACCGCAACCTCGCGAACGACCTGCGCGTGAAGCTCGGCGATCGAATCACCTGGGACGTCCAGGGCGTGAAGGTGCCGACGCGCGTGAACAGTCTGCGCGAGATCGACTGGGAGCGCTTCGAGCTGAACTTCTTCGCGCTGTTCCCGACCGCGGCGATCGACCGCGCGCCGAAGCAGTTCGCGGTGCTCGCACGCGTGCCGGATCCCACGCGCGTCGCGCGGCTGCAGCGCGACGTCGTCACGGCGCACCCGAACGTGTCGAGCGTGGACCTGTCGCTCGTGCAGGCGACGATCGGACGCATCATCGATCGCGTGAGCATGGCGGTGCGCTTCCTCGCGCTGTTCTCGCTCGCGAGCGGGCTGCCGGTGCTGTTCAGCGCCGTCGCGGCGACGCGGCGCGATCGGCTGCGCGAGGCGGTGCTGCTGAAGACGCTCGGCGCGACGCGCCGTCAGATCCTGCGCATCCTCCTCTCGGAGTACGGGGTGCTCGGCGCGTTAGGCGCGGCGGCGGGGATGGTGCTCGCGTTCGGCGGCGCGTGGGGATTGGTGCACTTCGTGTTCGAGGGGCGCTTCCAGCCGGACTGGCTCGCGGCCGCGGGCATCGCGGCGCTGATGATGGCGATCACGGTCACCATCGGTCTGCTGACGGCGCGGGACGGCTATCGGGAGACGCCGATGGCGTCGCTGAGGGAGTCCTGA
- a CDS encoding ABC transporter permease codes for MRSTLAAPRSALRVLLALAWRESRTARRRLLLYMSSIALGVAALVAIDSFASNVAQSARTQSRALLGGDLSFGRNSPMPKPVSAWLDSLAERGAPVARQVTFASMGLVPRTGGTRLVQVRAVSASLPLYGEVTTQPAGRWAQLQTGPHALVDRSLLVALDADVGDTLVLGYTRFAIIGALENVPGDPGIAAVLGPRVYIPERYLAETHLLGFGARARSTSRSWRCRRRRRARSCATCASASIRSACARARWPTRSVVSRARSIGSPTSCRSSASSRCCWAAWVWRAA; via the coding sequence GTGAGATCCACGCTCGCCGCTCCACGCTCCGCGCTCCGCGTGCTTCTGGCGCTGGCGTGGCGCGAGAGCCGCACGGCGCGCCGTCGCCTGCTGCTCTACATGTCGTCCATCGCGCTCGGCGTCGCGGCGCTCGTCGCCATCGACTCCTTCGCGAGCAACGTCGCGCAGTCGGCGCGCACGCAGTCGCGCGCGCTGCTCGGCGGCGACCTGTCGTTCGGCAGGAACTCGCCGATGCCGAAGCCGGTGTCGGCGTGGCTCGACTCGCTCGCCGAGCGCGGCGCGCCGGTGGCGCGGCAGGTGACGTTCGCGTCGATGGGGCTCGTGCCGCGCACGGGCGGCACGCGACTGGTGCAGGTGCGCGCGGTGTCGGCGTCGCTGCCGCTCTACGGCGAGGTCACGACGCAGCCCGCGGGACGTTGGGCGCAGCTGCAGACCGGTCCGCACGCGCTCGTCGACCGCTCGCTGCTCGTCGCGCTCGACGCCGACGTCGGCGACACGCTGGTGCTCGGCTACACGCGCTTCGCGATCATCGGAGCGCTGGAGAACGTGCCGGGCGACCCGGGCATCGCGGCGGTGCTCGGGCCGCGCGTGTACATCCCGGAGCGCTACCTCGCGGAGACGCATCTGCTGGGCTTCGGCGCGCGCGCGCGCAGTACGAGTCGTTCGTGGCGATGCCGGAGGCGCAGGCGCGCGCGATCGTGCGCGACGTGCGCAAGCGCTTCGATCCGCTCGGCGTGCGCACGCGCACGGTGGCCGACGAGGAGCGTGGTCTCACGCGCGCGATCGATCGGCTCACCGACTTCCTGTCGATCGTCGGCCTCATCGCGCTGCTGCTGGGCGGCGTGGGTGTGGCGAGCGGCGTGA
- a CDS encoding YybH family protein — MRRLLAAAACLAAASPAAAQPTRPPRVPSDVVAFFSGEWSCAGAFANGRPIESDISFAPTLDSAWLAGAHVDRAPNRFAARLQWGGDASGGLLSVLTDNFGGARRFRAAPWQGGTLAFTTDTTAGRRERFTYRRASDSTFRMTYEVSRDGQAWALGDSLTCRRVDDAAAIRAVLDSTAAGWNRGDLSRYLWAYVDTATSMGSNGPERGIAAIEAQMRAGFWRTGRPLQTLHYEHVVVRPLGTGHALVTGQFVLTGGGRPDRTGWFTTVWARTPAGWRMIHDHS; from the coding sequence ATGCGTCGCCTTCTCGCCGCCGCGGCGTGCCTCGCCGCGGCCTCGCCGGCCGCGGCACAGCCCACGCGCCCCCCGCGTGTCCCGAGCGACGTCGTCGCGTTCTTCAGCGGCGAATGGTCGTGCGCCGGCGCGTTCGCGAACGGACGCCCGATCGAGTCGGACATCTCGTTCGCGCCGACGCTCGACTCGGCGTGGCTCGCCGGCGCCCACGTCGATCGGGCGCCGAACCGCTTCGCGGCGCGGCTGCAGTGGGGCGGCGACGCGAGCGGCGGGCTGCTCTCGGTTCTCACCGACAACTTCGGCGGCGCGCGCCGCTTCCGCGCGGCGCCGTGGCAGGGCGGGACGCTCGCGTTCACGACGGACACCACCGCGGGACGCCGCGAGCGCTTCACCTATCGGCGCGCATCGGACTCCACGTTCCGCATGACCTACGAGGTCTCGCGCGACGGCCAGGCATGGGCGCTCGGCGACTCGCTCACCTGCCGGCGCGTCGACGACGCGGCCGCCATCCGCGCGGTGCTCGACTCCACCGCCGCCGGCTGGAACCGCGGCGACCTGTCACGCTATCTGTGGGCGTACGTCGACACCGCCACGTCGATGGGCAGCAACGGCCCGGAGCGCGGCATCGCGGCGATCGAGGCGCAGATGCGCGCCGGCTTCTGGCGCACCGGGCGGCCGCTGCAGACGCTCCACTACGAGCACGTCGTCGTGCGTCCGTTAGGCACCGGCCACGCGCTCGTCACGGGGCAGTTCGTGCTCACCGGTGGCGGACGTCCCGATCGCACCGGCTGGTTCACCACGGTGTGGGCGCGCACGCCCGCCGGATGGCGGATGATCCACGATCACTCGTGA
- a CDS encoding arylesterase, producing MATNAPCGTLNDTSRSTASGRPPLWNSFVNSRATSMKILSGLGTRDSGLGFVSLLMLSAGACSRRDAGSTPSSDGASRAALESRVPSPEARPPLRVLFIGTSLTAGLGLDPDSAYPARVQRKADSAGIAIQAVNAGVSGETSAGALRRIDWVLREPADVVVLETGANDGLRALQVDSTRANLVAIVRRIRAKLPEARVVLVQMEAPPNLGQRYTAAFHAMFPDVARTEGVTLAPFLLQGVAGIGRLNQADGIHPNDAGERIVTETVWKAIEPALRAATAATAAGTG from the coding sequence ATGGCGACGAACGCTCCTTGCGGAACGCTGAACGACACGTCGCGTAGTACGGCCAGCGGCCGGCCGCCGCTCTGGAACTCCTTCGTCAACTCACGGGCGACGAGCATGAAGATCTTGTCGGGACTCGGGACTCGAGACTCGGGACTCGGGTTCGTCTCACTGCTAATGCTAAGCGCGGGTGCGTGCTCCAGACGGGACGCCGGGAGCACGCCGAGCTCGGATGGAGCATCGCGCGCCGCACTCGAGTCCCGAGTTCCCAGTCCCGAGGCCCGACCCCCGCTGCGTGTCCTGTTCATCGGCACGAGCCTCACCGCCGGGCTCGGCCTCGACCCGGACAGCGCGTATCCGGCGCGCGTCCAGCGTAAGGCCGACTCCGCCGGCATCGCCATCCAGGCCGTCAACGCCGGCGTGAGCGGCGAGACGTCTGCCGGCGCGCTGCGGCGCATCGATTGGGTGCTGCGCGAGCCCGCCGACGTCGTCGTGCTGGAGACCGGGGCGAATGACGGCCTCCGCGCGCTGCAGGTGGATTCGACGCGCGCGAACCTCGTCGCCATCGTGCGCCGCATCCGGGCGAAGCTGCCCGAGGCGCGCGTGGTCCTCGTGCAGATGGAGGCGCCGCCGAACCTCGGCCAGCGCTACACGGCGGCGTTCCACGCCATGTTCCCCGACGTCGCGCGGACGGAGGGCGTCACGCTCGCGCCGTTCCTCCTCCAGGGCGTCGCCGGCATCGGGCGGCTCAACCAGGCCGACGGCATCCACCCGAACGACGCCGGCGAGCGGATCGTGACCGAGACCGTGTGGAAGGCGATCGAGCCGGCGCTGCGCGCGGCGACCGCAGCGACGGCCGCGGGGACGGGTTGA